In endosymbiont of unidentified scaly snail isolate Monju, the following are encoded in one genomic region:
- the rpsT gene encoding 30S ribosomal protein S20, producing the protein MANSPQARKRARQAEKRRRHNASRRSMMRTELKKVIKAIAAGDKSAAEEAYKQAVPILDRLACKGLIHKNKAARHKSRLNAQIKAL; encoded by the coding sequence GTGGCCAATTCTCCTCAAGCACGCAAGCGCGCCCGCCAGGCAGAGAAGCGTCGTCGGCACAACGCCAGCCGCCGCAGCATGATGCGCACCGAGCTCAAGAAGGTGATCAAGGCGATCGCTGCCGGTGACAAGAGCGCCGCGGAAGAGGCCTACAAGCAGGCGGTGCCGATCCTGGATCGTCTGGCCTGCAAGGGCCTGATCCACAAGAACAAGGCCGCGCGCCACAAGAGCCGTCTCAACGCCCAGATCAAGGCGCTCTGA